The Anaerolineales bacterium region TGTTTCGTTATCCCATCAGAAGGAGGAACCATATGGAAAAGACCACACTTTCACGACTTGGTTCTTTGATCGCTTTATTCGCACTTATGGTCCTGCCGCTCGCCAGCTGTGGCGACGGTGAGATCACCGGCCCTGGCCTCTTCCGCATGGATGGCGCCGAGCTGCACAAGATCCTGGTGGCGGTCGCCGCCGTCTGTGCTGCCCTGGGCTTGTTCTATGTCACACGCAACGCCCAGATCGGCTTGGGTGGCTTGGGCCTGGCGGCCTTGGCCATCGCTGCCCTGATGGTGGTGCAGGATGACAATGCTGATACGCAGGTGCGCTATGGCACTTGGGTGGCGGCTGCCGGCTTCCTGCTTACGCTGATCGCCGGCCTCACCACACCGGATTACGTATCCATGCCCGTGCGCAAAACGCCGCGCAAGAAGGTGGCGAAGAAAACCACTCGCCGCCGCTAACAAAAAAGAGCGCCCGCAAGGGCGCTCTTTTTCAAAGACCGTGTCGCCCTGAGCGCAGCGAAGGGCCATCATGGAAGTTGATTTGAGATAGTAGTTTTGATGAAATCGAAAGGGGGAAACCAGATACGGTGAAATTACACCAACTCGATCTGATCACTCACCACTTCAGCATCATGCCAATTGCGCTCCACCCAGGTCACCACCTCCTGCAAGCTGCGCTCGGCAGCCCCGCCGCGCGTATTCACCACCGCGCAGGCCACCACGGCATCCTGCCAGCTGTCCTGCATATCCACCTCGGCCGCCGAAATGTTGAACTCGCGGCGCAGGCGGGCCAGCAGCGGCAGCAGGCGGCTGCGCTTGGCCTTCAGCGAGTCGCTGCCCACGAATCTGAGATGCAGCAACAGCACGCCAACTTTCATGCGCGCATTATATAATCAACTCACTATGGAACGAGTTCGCAGTTGGTTACCGGTGGTGGCTTCCCTGGTGCTGATAGGCATTGTGGGCTGGGGCATGCTCCAGATCCTGGATGTGGTGCGCGGCGCGGCCAATGCCACGCTCAACCCCGTCCAGCAGCTCTCCGAGTCGGTCAGCACCCAGGTGGCCAATGTGCTCAATCCCACGCCCACCGTCATCCCTGACCCGGTGACGATCGTGCATGAGGTGCGCAGCATGGCGCGCCTGGAAACCATCCAGTACTCGGTGGAGAAGATCATCACCGCCGAAACGCGCCAGGGTCTGTTCGGCTTCCTGGTGGGCGACCGGCTCCTGTTCGTCGCCCACGGCACGGTGATCGCCGGCGTGGACCTGCAGAAGCTGCAGCCCGAAGACATGCGCATCGAAGATGGCGTGCTATATGTGAAACTTCCGCCCGCTGAGATCTTCGTCGCCACCTTGGAGAATGACAAGTCATACGTCTACGACCGCGAGCAAGGCGTGCTGACCCGCGGCGACCAGAGCTTGGAAACCGTTGCCCGCCAGGCCGCCGAAGATGAGATCGAGAAAGCTGCGCTCGCAGATGGCATCCTGGATCAGGCCCAGATCAATGCCGAGAACTTTCTGTATCGCTTCTTCTTGCAGCTCGGGTTTCCTGAAGTGATCTTTGAATAAAAAAATGCGCCCGCTAGGGCGCATTTGTTATGCTCGCTCCATCCACGCCGCGCTGGCGTAGCGCTGCGCTTCCCACTCCGCCGCGGCCGTTTCTTCTTCGGGGGTAAGTTGGCTTTCTACCAGATCAATATTCAGCATCTCAGAAAATCCCGCGATAAACGCGGCGGACGCCTCAGCATAGGTAGGCGTGCGGCCAAGGCCTTCTTCGGCCGTGGCGGCGCGCTGGCGTACGCGGGCCGCGCTCTCCTCGCGCTCAGTTTCGCTGGGGTAGACCAGCGCTTCGGTGATGCGGGCAATGTCGCCATACAGCGGCAGGCTGCCGTGCTGCAGCATGCCGCCTTTGCGCCGCGCCTGGGCGCTGCCAATGAGCTTCTTGCCGCCCAGGGTGATCTCATAATCGGAGGGCACTTCAAAGCACACCGGGCCCAGTTCGGCGTTGCCGGGCAGCTGGTGCCCGGTTTGCTGCTCCACGCGCAGGCCCAGCACCTTGAGCGACTGCATCAGCGCGCCGGAGATGCGCCGGTAGCTTTCCAGCACGCCGCCCGTCAGGCGCGGCTCGTCGTTGGCGCCGATGACCGAGTAGGTGAGTTCGTCAATGTGCAGGATGGCGCGGCCGCCGGTGGGGCGGCGCACCATGCCCCAGCCGTTGGCGGCCAGGCGCCCGGTGTCCACATCCGCCAGCGGCTGGCCCAGGCCTAGGGTCAGCGTGCCCGGCGCCCAGTCATACAGGCGCAGGGTGGGCGGGGCTTCGCCCTTGCGTGCCAGCTCCAGAATGGCATCGTCCACCGCCATGTTGCGCGTGCCGCTGGCCGGCGCGTGGCGCAATAACCGCCATTGGGCGCAGGGTAAGGTTTCGCTCATAGGAGGATTGTACTGGCGTGCGGCTAGGGGAAGTAGAAGCCCAGGTGGTTGGCCACCGGGCGCTCGCGGCCCGGCACACCATTGTGGATGGGCGTGTTGAGGAACTCCGGCTGGCCGTCCGCGCCGCGGATCACCAGCGTGCTGGAGCCGCCGCCGTCCATGTTCATGGCGGTGAATACATTCTGCTCCATCATCAGGCCGGCCAGCTCCTGCTCGGTGACGCCTTCGCTGTAGCCGGGCATGCGCCCGTCCACCACGATGATGACCATCTGCGTGCCGTACTGGTTCAAACCGATCGCAGTACGCGGCTCCGGCCCGGAGTTCCTGAGTCCGGGCACGATCTCTTGCACCGAGACCAGCAGGTCAAAGCCGGAGATGGCATTGTGCAGCTTGTTCTCCAATACGTTGATGTCGGCGCTGCCATCTTCATACAGATACAGGATGGGATGTCCCTTGGCCGCCTCGGAATAAACCGTGCTGCGCGAGACCGCGAAGCCAAGCGGGTTGACCCTGTCACCCGGGTCGGGCTTTGAACCCAGC contains the following coding sequences:
- a CDS encoding DUF4230 domain-containing protein, encoding MERVRSWLPVVASLVLIGIVGWGMLQILDVVRGAANATLNPVQQLSESVSTQVANVLNPTPTVIPDPVTIVHEVRSMARLETIQYSVEKIITAETRQGLFGFLVGDRLLFVAHGTVIAGVDLQKLQPEDMRIEDGVLYVKLPPAEIFVATLENDKSYVYDREQGVLTRGDQSLETVARQAAEDEIEKAALADGILDQAQINAENFLYRFFLQLGFPEVIFE
- a CDS encoding phosphodiester glycosidase family protein — translated: MRPASLTPTRRIILALLALALAAIACDFGRFNPAGVGRSQPDYETRELFPGAVYMRVVRQSPRPLVFHVVTIDLMSGIRNMVTEGNPDTQRVAAQTTSNFLQQNNLMLAINGDGFTPWFDLGPLGSKPDPGDRVNPLGFAVSRSTVYSEAAKGHPILYLYEDGSADINVLENKLHNAISGFDLLVSVQEIVPGLRNSGPEPRTAIGLNQYGTQMVIIVVDGRMPGYSEGVTEQELAGLMMEQNVFTAMNMDGGGSSTLVIRGADGQPEFLNTPIHNGVPGRERPVANHLGFYFP
- a CDS encoding lipoate--protein ligase family protein, which translates into the protein MSETLPCAQWRLLRHAPASGTRNMAVDDAILELARKGEAPPTLRLYDWAPGTLTLGLGQPLADVDTGRLAANGWGMVRRPTGGRAILHIDELTYSVIGANDEPRLTGGVLESYRRISGALMQSLKVLGLRVEQQTGHQLPGNAELGPVCFEVPSDYEITLGGKKLIGSAQARRKGGMLQHGSLPLYGDIARITEALVYPSETEREESAARVRQRAATAEEGLGRTPTYAEASAAFIAGFSEMLNIDLVESQLTPEEETAAAEWEAQRYASAAWMERA
- a CDS encoding DUF503 domain-containing protein, producing MKVGVLLLHLRFVGSDSLKAKRSRLLPLLARLRREFNISAAEVDMQDSWQDAVVACAVVNTRGGAAERSLQEVVTWVERNWHDAEVVSDQIELV